One genomic region from Natrinema caseinilyticum encodes:
- a CDS encoding riboflavin synthase — MFTGIVEETGTLRSRERTEDGLRLRIGAEEVATGLEHGQSISVSGVCLTVERYSDGEWFEVFLATETVDRTYLGDLETGAAVNVERAMPADGRFDGHVVQGHVDAVATVTDVEPVDEDWFFEFELPDGYERYVVEKGSITLDGISLTVADLDAQRGRVTVAVIPTTYQLTTLSEKAPGDPVHLEVDVLAKYVERLLEARFD; from the coding sequence ATGTTTACCGGCATCGTCGAAGAGACGGGCACCCTCCGATCCCGAGAGCGGACCGAAGACGGTCTCCGACTGCGAATCGGCGCCGAGGAGGTCGCGACCGGGCTCGAACACGGCCAGAGTATCAGCGTCAGCGGCGTGTGTCTGACCGTCGAGCGGTATTCCGATGGCGAATGGTTCGAGGTCTTTCTGGCGACCGAGACCGTCGACCGGACCTACCTGGGCGATCTCGAGACGGGTGCGGCGGTCAACGTCGAGCGGGCGATGCCGGCCGACGGTCGATTCGACGGCCACGTCGTCCAGGGCCACGTCGACGCGGTCGCGACCGTCACGGACGTCGAGCCCGTCGACGAGGACTGGTTTTTCGAGTTCGAACTTCCCGACGGGTACGAGCGGTACGTCGTCGAGAAGGGATCGATCACGCTCGACGGCATCAGTCTGACCGTCGCCGACCTCGACGCGCAACGCGGCCGGGTGACCGTCGCGGTCATCCCCACGACCTATCAGCTCACGACGCTCTCGGAGAAAGCGCCCGGCGATCCGGTCCACCTCGAGGTCGACGTGCTCGCGAAGTACGTCGAACGACTGCTCGAGGCGCGCTTTGACTGA
- a CDS encoding PAS domain-containing sensor histidine kinase, protein MPRHSRHRYEAICEASPDAIILVDADGRITYANRRVVDLFGYEPDELVGDPIEVIVPEASRDEHVTKRDRYIDDPETRPMGANIDLFGRRKDGTLIPVDISLSPIESDFGLEIMAAVRDVSDQYALRTKYQTILEAVPDAVVVADATTGEIVEMNEKTTDLLGYEPNELVGKSQSILHPSTENARYRDLFEQHIADEQSIFTQLPDGSDIHVETKAGEKIPVEINAHVFELQGDRLIAGVFREVTARKEYERQLHALHEATRHLMQADDREEIARLVADASKTILGYRSTVVRLADETHLHPIAVTDEAKADMGDRPVYPTVGENPASRAYDRGNLIRYDDVRTVDDGYDRGDVRSALYLPIGDHGVISIVDPNVSAFDPSDDELASILSVNAETALNRLAHERTVERQNERLDEFASILAHDLRNPLNVAYALLEGARADHSIAELDEMGRVFDRMAGIIDDVLTMVRNGYDVDAIEPLELGAVVEECWENVATEDASIRVDSEGLFHADSRRIRNVFENLFRNAIEHGGQTVSVSVGVSEGGFYVADDGPGIPETDRDQVLELGWTTNDDGTGLGLNIVLAIAQAHGWDVDVTESESGGARFDFVGARTVHFDDSFEADT, encoded by the coding sequence ATGCCTCGCCACTCCCGTCACCGATACGAAGCGATCTGCGAAGCGTCACCCGATGCTATCATTCTCGTCGATGCCGACGGACGGATCACGTACGCGAACAGACGAGTAGTGGATCTGTTCGGCTACGAACCGGACGAACTCGTCGGCGACCCCATCGAGGTCATCGTGCCGGAAGCGTCCCGCGACGAACACGTCACGAAACGGGATCGGTACATCGACGACCCCGAAACTCGGCCGATGGGTGCGAATATCGATCTGTTCGGCCGCCGGAAAGACGGGACTCTTATTCCGGTCGACATCAGTCTGAGTCCGATCGAGAGCGATTTCGGACTCGAGATTATGGCCGCAGTCCGGGACGTTAGCGACCAGTACGCGCTTCGGACGAAGTATCAGACGATCCTCGAGGCGGTTCCCGATGCCGTCGTCGTCGCCGATGCGACGACCGGTGAGATCGTCGAGATGAACGAAAAGACGACGGACCTGCTCGGATACGAGCCGAACGAACTCGTCGGAAAGAGCCAGTCCATCTTGCATCCATCGACGGAGAACGCACGCTATCGCGACCTCTTCGAACAGCACATCGCCGACGAACAGTCGATCTTCACGCAGTTGCCGGACGGTTCGGACATACACGTCGAAACCAAAGCCGGCGAGAAAATCCCGGTCGAAATCAACGCCCACGTGTTCGAATTGCAGGGCGACCGGCTGATCGCTGGCGTCTTCCGCGAGGTGACGGCCCGAAAGGAGTACGAGCGACAACTCCACGCGCTCCACGAGGCGACGCGTCACCTGATGCAAGCGGACGACCGCGAAGAAATCGCCCGGCTCGTCGCGGACGCTTCGAAGACGATACTCGGATACCGCAGTACCGTGGTCCGACTCGCCGACGAAACGCATCTGCATCCGATCGCCGTTACCGACGAGGCGAAAGCGGACATGGGGGATCGACCGGTCTATCCGACCGTCGGTGAGAATCCGGCGAGCCGTGCGTACGACCGCGGGAACCTCATCCGGTACGACGATGTCCGCACCGTCGACGACGGCTACGACCGCGGTGACGTCCGTTCTGCGCTTTACCTCCCGATCGGGGACCACGGGGTGATCAGTATCGTCGATCCGAACGTCAGCGCGTTCGATCCGTCGGACGACGAACTCGCGTCGATCCTGTCGGTGAACGCAGAAACTGCCCTGAATCGACTCGCACACGAGCGTACCGTAGAGCGGCAAAACGAACGACTCGACGAGTTCGCGAGCATCCTGGCCCACGACCTCAGAAATCCACTCAACGTTGCCTACGCGCTGTTAGAAGGCGCTCGAGCGGACCACTCGATCGCGGAACTCGACGAGATGGGGCGGGTATTCGATCGAATGGCGGGGATCATCGACGACGTGCTGACGATGGTCCGGAACGGATACGACGTCGACGCCATCGAGCCGCTGGAACTCGGCGCCGTCGTCGAGGAGTGTTGGGAGAACGTGGCGACCGAAGATGCGTCCATCCGGGTCGATTCGGAGGGGCTCTTCCACGCCGACTCGAGGCGCATCCGGAACGTGTTCGAGAACCTCTTTCGGAACGCGATCGAACACGGTGGACAGACCGTCTCCGTCTCCGTTGGCGTTTCCGAGGGCGGCTTTTACGTTGCCGACGACGGGCCCGGGATTCCGGAAACTGACCGCGATCAGGTGCTCGAACTGGGGTGGACGACGAACGACGACGGGACGGGACTCGGCCTGAATATCGTCCTCGCGATCGCACAGGCCCACGGGTGGGACGTCGACGTCACCGAGAGCGAATCCGGCGGTGCGCGGTTCGACTTCGTCGGGGCCCGGACCGTCCACTTCGACGATTCCTTCGAAGCCGATACGTAG
- a CDS encoding DUF7533 family protein encodes MAGIIDTIKFAGTLVLALPAAIAGLELLIQGRTNYGVALVALSIGLVVVQHWLTLPTDIPELLAKRVVGTVTKDPESDSDDDRP; translated from the coding sequence ATGGCCGGCATCATCGACACGATCAAATTCGCAGGCACTCTCGTTCTGGCGCTCCCCGCGGCGATCGCCGGACTCGAGTTACTGATACAGGGACGGACGAATTACGGCGTAGCGCTCGTCGCGCTCTCTATCGGGCTCGTCGTCGTCCAGCACTGGCTTACGCTCCCCACAGATATTCCGGAACTGCTGGCGAAACGAGTCGTCGGAACGGTCACGAAAGACCCGGAGTCCGACTCGGACGACGATCGGCCCTAG
- a CDS encoding M24 family metallopeptidase yields MTGRSDRRTQDGNHTLAAGGVVPQRRDHAVAVISPALEDRDATAFVHVGTDCDPGIRYCTPRSRRGLTAVAYDALDGGWLVRSAADDSGPHPAEQVASVLADRGHDGTVLTPARVPHDAALYLENAGFELASTAALERARAVKTGGEHERIAAAQRAANAGVRRAASLLADAAVIDGRLAVAGDGGVGSEIGPEADTGSETGPAADTGSDRDTDHGSDFEFLTPARLRIAVDEAIVGAGAFPAGNTVVDTSSGVGTDDAALRPGVPIVLETAPRSAAGYHGGLVRTFVVDSDGGRERRVHVAVTQSFRSARSMLTAGSASVSAVAADLEAEVRSFGFGEGDDVATRVSGVGLESREQPLNGDDVLASGSIVRLDVAATVDEDNWLRIADLLAVTDDGERPEWIASPSQSLDPGASLK; encoded by the coding sequence GTGACCGGTCGGAGCGACCGTCGCACTCAAGACGGCAACCACACCCTCGCCGCCGGGGGCGTCGTTCCACAGCGACGAGACCACGCGGTCGCCGTCATCTCGCCGGCGCTCGAGGATCGCGACGCGACGGCCTTCGTTCACGTCGGCACCGACTGCGATCCGGGAATCCGGTACTGTACCCCGAGATCCCGGCGAGGACTCACCGCGGTCGCCTACGACGCCCTCGACGGCGGGTGGCTCGTCCGATCGGCAGCCGACGACTCCGGACCCCATCCAGCTGAACAGGTCGCATCGGTTCTGGCCGACCGCGGCCACGATGGGACGGTTCTGACACCGGCGCGAGTACCACACGACGCCGCGCTCTACCTCGAGAACGCCGGATTCGAACTGGCATCGACGGCCGCCCTCGAGCGAGCGCGGGCGGTCAAGACGGGCGGAGAACACGAGCGTATCGCGGCCGCCCAGCGGGCAGCGAACGCCGGCGTTCGACGCGCGGCATCGCTTCTGGCCGATGCAGCAGTTATCGACGGTCGGCTCGCAGTTGCCGGCGACGGCGGCGTCGGGAGCGAAATCGGACCCGAAGCCGACACCGGGAGCGAAACCGGACCCGCGGCCGACACCGGGAGCGACCGAGACACCGACCACGGGAGCGACTTCGAGTTCCTGACGCCGGCCCGATTGCGGATCGCCGTCGACGAGGCCATCGTCGGTGCCGGTGCGTTTCCGGCCGGTAACACGGTTGTCGACACGTCTTCCGGCGTCGGAACCGACGATGCCGCACTCCGGCCCGGTGTGCCGATCGTCCTCGAGACGGCGCCCCGGAGCGCGGCCGGGTATCACGGTGGACTCGTCCGGACGTTCGTCGTCGACAGCGACGGCGGCCGAGAACGACGGGTTCACGTGGCGGTCACGCAGTCGTTTCGGTCGGCACGTTCGATGCTCACCGCTGGATCGGCGTCGGTGAGCGCTGTCGCGGCCGACCTGGAGGCGGAGGTCCGGTCGTTCGGCTTCGGCGAGGGCGACGACGTCGCGACGCGAGTTTCGGGTGTCGGGCTCGAGTCCCGTGAACAACCGCTAAACGGGGATGACGTGCTCGCTTCCGGATCCATCGTCCGCCTCGACGTCGCGGCGACGGTCGACGAGGACAACTGGCTCCGGATCGCCGATTTGCTGGCGGTCACCGACGACGGCGAGCGCCCCGAGTGGATCGCGTCCCCGTCGCAGTCGCTCGATCCGGGAGCATCACTGAAGTAA
- a CDS encoding UvrD-helicase domain-containing protein has product MATTDTKVTRLFGGPGSGKTTALLDHVEDILDQDGVTFRDILVVSYTRAAAQEVRERLADRLDESPRALQGNVCTMHAKAYELLDLSRSDVIGESDKEDFCDDYGLEYEDEYSGAGRRTARSTTIGNKVIATSQWLQRTSRDVSDWYDVPFQWDEEEVRLPPEIDPNAQEGNKYTPTWPSDDDRIDVPEAIRAWRAYKGEEGKIGFADMLERVKQRSLLPNVDYLVIDEFQDITTLQYDVYQEWKPHMKRVLIAGDDDQVVYSWQGADPALLLEEEVDDDIILPNSYRLPSNVLNAVNKEIRHIAKRQDKDLKPRKEGGAVEARANASMLDVVRMVRRTLVEGDSTIMVLFRARYQMFQFIDEFITEGVPFTSLTDQRMWTDRLTQYVRAVEAIDEGEDVTGLQARRLADMLQESAFGTNERDELFDEIDERQEDAGIDDLVDLAIPASVIEDHVPFMPGPASASDMLRKVTNFQKKSVRSYFAIGEYQGMDTDRVRVGTIHSAKGREADHVFVGTDLTEKVVEQMVATVDDPTDIPGCEEFTKTSSPVPVLTDNERRVFYVGMSRARERLFLLENLVDGAPTLPIDVLLKNRLTDSTIEELIEQAQEPDADPDADEVEAEAEAP; this is encoded by the coding sequence ATGGCTACGACGGACACGAAGGTCACCCGCCTGTTCGGTGGTCCGGGAAGTGGCAAGACAACCGCCCTTCTCGACCACGTCGAGGATATCCTCGACCAGGACGGCGTCACCTTCCGGGACATTCTCGTTGTCTCGTATACGCGAGCGGCAGCACAGGAGGTCCGAGAACGGCTCGCGGACCGCCTCGACGAGAGCCCACGTGCACTGCAGGGAAACGTCTGTACGATGCACGCCAAGGCGTACGAACTGCTCGATCTCTCCCGAAGCGACGTGATCGGTGAATCGGATAAAGAGGACTTCTGCGACGACTACGGCCTCGAGTACGAAGACGAGTACAGCGGTGCCGGTCGCCGGACCGCCCGATCGACGACGATCGGTAACAAGGTCATCGCGACCAGCCAGTGGCTGCAGCGGACCAGCCGCGACGTCTCGGACTGGTACGACGTTCCGTTCCAGTGGGACGAAGAGGAGGTTCGACTTCCGCCGGAGATCGATCCCAACGCGCAGGAAGGCAACAAGTACACGCCGACCTGGCCCAGCGACGACGACCGTATCGACGTCCCGGAGGCCATCCGCGCCTGGCGCGCCTACAAGGGCGAAGAAGGCAAAATCGGCTTCGCGGACATGCTCGAGCGGGTCAAGCAACGCTCGCTGCTGCCCAACGTCGACTACCTGGTGATCGACGAGTTCCAGGACATCACCACCCTCCAGTACGACGTCTATCAGGAGTGGAAACCCCACATGAAACGGGTCCTGATAGCCGGCGACGACGACCAGGTCGTCTACTCCTGGCAGGGCGCCGACCCCGCGCTCTTGCTCGAGGAAGAAGTCGACGACGACATTATTTTGCCGAACTCCTACCGGCTGCCGTCTAACGTCCTCAACGCGGTCAACAAGGAGATTCGCCACATCGCAAAGCGCCAGGACAAAGACCTCAAGCCGCGCAAAGAAGGCGGCGCCGTCGAGGCTCGTGCGAACGCGTCGATGCTCGACGTCGTCCGGATGGTTCGGCGAACGCTCGTCGAAGGTGATAGCACCATCATGGTACTGTTCCGGGCCAGATACCAGATGTTCCAGTTCATCGACGAGTTCATCACCGAAGGCGTCCCCTTCACGTCGCTCACCGACCAGCGGATGTGGACGGATCGCCTCACGCAGTACGTCCGCGCGGTCGAGGCGATCGACGAAGGCGAGGACGTCACGGGCCTGCAGGCCCGCCGGCTCGCCGACATGCTTCAGGAGTCCGCGTTCGGGACGAACGAGCGCGACGAACTCTTCGACGAGATCGACGAGCGCCAGGAGGACGCGGGGATCGACGACCTCGTCGACCTCGCGATACCCGCGTCGGTCATCGAGGATCACGTCCCCTTCATGCCGGGGCCAGCCTCGGCATCGGACATGCTCCGGAAAGTCACGAACTTCCAGAAAAAGAGCGTCAGATCGTACTTCGCGATCGGCGAGTATCAGGGGATGGACACCGACCGCGTCCGCGTCGGTACCATCCACTCCGCGAAGGGTCGCGAGGCCGACCACGTCTTCGTCGGCACCGACCTCACCGAGAAAGTCGTCGAGCAGATGGTCGCGACCGTCGACGACCCCACGGACATCCCCGGGTGCGAGGAGTTCACCAAGACTTCCTCTCCCGTCCCCGTCCTGACCGACAACGAACGCCGCGTCTTCTACGTCGGCATGTCCCGGGCTCGAGAACGGCTCTTCCTGCTCGAGAACCTCGTCGACGGCGCGCCGACGCTGCCCATCGACGTCCTGCTCAAGAACCGTCTGACCGACTCGACGATCGAAGAATTGATCGAGCAGGCCCAGGAACCCGACGCGGACCCGGACGCCGACGAAGTCGAGGCCGAAGCCGAAGCGCCGTGA
- a CDS encoding DUF7563 family protein, whose translation MPECQNCGGFVTDAYARVFTPRDVDDPRVCPDCQDKIRDGADVRDARSPRDP comes from the coding sequence ATGCCGGAATGTCAGAACTGCGGCGGATTCGTTACGGACGCGTATGCCAGGGTCTTCACCCCACGTGACGTCGACGACCCACGCGTGTGTCCGGATTGTCAGGACAAAATCCGCGACGGTGCCGACGTCAGGGACGCCCGTTCTCCTCGCGACCCCTAA
- a CDS encoding HVO_0416 family zinc finger protein, producing MATSPTDAGDDVIDQFLSDRGHSVEKVGWEREYNKKQCPECGGLHDTSATTCTVCGWEPAP from the coding sequence ATGGCAACCTCACCCACGGATGCCGGTGACGACGTCATCGATCAATTCCTGTCCGACCGCGGTCATTCGGTCGAGAAAGTAGGGTGGGAACGGGAGTATAACAAGAAGCAGTGTCCCGAGTGCGGCGGACTCCACGACACGTCAGCGACCACTTGTACAGTCTGTGGCTGGGAACCGGCGCCCTAG
- the ubaA gene encoding SAMP-activating enzyme E1, which produces MSDLRLDSTQLDRYSRHVIMDEIGPEGQKRLLDGSVLAVGAGGLGSPAIQYLAAAGVGQLGIVDDDVVERSNLQRQIVHGDADVGRPKVESAADHVAALNPDIDVETHEMRVTADTVADLVADYDVVLDASDNFATRYLLNDHCVLTETPLSHGAIYRFEGQVTTFTNDRGDSDTDGEASPPCYRCLFPEAPEPGTVPDCATTGVLGVLPGTVGCIQATEVVKFLLGKGKLLEGRLLMYDAMDMSFEEVPVQSNPACPVCGDDPEIESVTDVAYEGTCEISAD; this is translated from the coding sequence ATGAGCGACTTACGCCTCGATTCCACTCAGCTCGACCGGTACTCGAGACACGTGATCATGGACGAAATTGGACCCGAGGGCCAAAAGCGGCTCCTCGATGGATCGGTCCTGGCCGTCGGTGCGGGCGGACTCGGTTCGCCAGCGATCCAGTACCTGGCGGCGGCCGGGGTGGGTCAACTCGGAATCGTCGACGACGATGTCGTCGAACGCTCGAACCTGCAGCGCCAGATCGTCCACGGCGACGCCGACGTCGGTCGGCCGAAAGTCGAAAGCGCAGCCGACCACGTGGCGGCGCTGAATCCGGATATCGACGTCGAAACCCACGAGATGCGCGTCACGGCCGATACCGTCGCGGACCTCGTCGCGGACTACGACGTCGTCCTCGACGCCAGTGACAACTTCGCGACACGGTACCTGCTCAACGACCACTGCGTCCTTACGGAAACGCCGCTATCCCACGGCGCGATCTACCGGTTCGAGGGGCAGGTAACGACGTTTACGAACGATCGCGGTGACAGCGATACAGACGGCGAGGCGTCACCGCCGTGTTACCGATGTCTCTTTCCCGAAGCGCCCGAACCCGGCACCGTCCCCGACTGTGCAACCACCGGGGTCCTCGGCGTCCTCCCCGGCACCGTCGGCTGCATCCAGGCTACCGAGGTCGTCAAGTTCCTCCTGGGGAAAGGGAAATTGCTCGAGGGACGACTCCTGATGTACGATGCGATGGACATGAGCTTCGAGGAGGTGCCGGTGCAGTCGAATCCAGCGTGTCCGGTCTGCGGCGACGACCCTGAGATCGAGTCCGTTACCGACGTCGCCTACGAAGGGACCTGCGAAATCTCGGCCGACTAG
- a CDS encoding SDR family oxidoreductase yields the protein MDFELDGNSALVTAASSGLGFASAQALADEGANVAICGRDERRLESAREELAETATGDVLAVEADLTDPDDVSHLVRETVDAFGGLDHLVTSSGGPPSTTFLETDEQDWYQAYDLLVMSVVWTIEEAYEHLLDSECGTITCITSRTVREVVDGLLLSNSVRRGVIGLVKTISREFAPEIRANAVLPGTIETARIEELVEAGVERGTYDDYEAGLAALADDIPMERIGAPHELGDVVAFLSSPRSSFVNGVEVPIDGGLMRS from the coding sequence ATGGATTTCGAACTCGATGGCAATTCGGCACTGGTGACCGCCGCCTCGAGCGGTCTCGGTTTCGCGAGCGCGCAAGCGCTGGCGGACGAAGGCGCGAACGTCGCGATCTGCGGCCGCGACGAACGCCGCCTCGAGTCGGCACGCGAGGAACTCGCCGAAACGGCGACGGGCGACGTCCTCGCGGTGGAAGCCGATCTGACGGACCCCGACGACGTCTCGCATCTCGTCCGCGAGACGGTCGACGCCTTCGGCGGGCTGGATCACCTGGTCACGTCCTCGGGCGGCCCGCCGAGTACGACCTTCCTCGAGACGGACGAGCAGGACTGGTACCAGGCCTACGATCTGTTGGTGATGAGCGTCGTCTGGACGATCGAGGAGGCCTACGAACACCTGCTCGACTCCGAGTGCGGGACGATCACCTGCATCACCTCGCGGACCGTTCGGGAAGTCGTGGACGGACTCCTCCTCTCGAACTCGGTGCGCCGAGGCGTGATCGGGCTGGTCAAGACGATTTCACGGGAATTTGCGCCCGAAATTCGGGCCAATGCGGTCCTGCCGGGGACCATCGAAACGGCCCGGATCGAGGAACTCGTCGAGGCCGGCGTCGAGCGCGGGACGTACGACGACTACGAGGCGGGTCTGGCGGCGCTGGCGGACGACATTCCGATGGAACGCATCGGCGCCCCTCACGAACTCGGCGACGTCGTCGCCTTCCTCTCGAGTCCCCGCTCGAGTTTCGTCAACGGGGTCGAGGTGCCGATCGACGGTGGGCTCATGCGGAGCTGA
- a CDS encoding Tfx family DNA-binding protein gives MIDELEELLEEIGFEAETSVLTHRQAQVLALRERGFSQADIADELGTSRANVSSIESSGRENVAKARETVAFAEALRAPVRVRVPEGMDLYDVPQMVYDACDEAGVKVDHTAPDLMKVVSDAAGPAVSGRQVSTPLIIGVTSEGMVRVRHQE, from the coding sequence GTGATCGACGAACTCGAGGAACTCCTCGAGGAGATCGGCTTCGAGGCCGAGACCAGCGTGTTGACCCATCGACAGGCGCAGGTGCTCGCGCTACGGGAACGCGGTTTTTCGCAGGCTGATATCGCCGACGAACTCGGGACGTCCCGGGCGAACGTCTCGTCGATCGAGTCGAGCGGCCGTGAGAACGTGGCAAAGGCTCGGGAAACGGTCGCATTCGCCGAGGCCCTTCGTGCGCCCGTTCGCGTTCGCGTTCCCGAAGGGATGGACCTCTACGACGTGCCACAGATGGTTTACGACGCCTGTGACGAGGCCGGCGTCAAGGTCGATCACACCGCGCCGGATTTGATGAAGGTCGTCAGCGACGCTGCGGGACCGGCCGTCTCCGGTCGACAGGTGTCGACGCCGCTGATCATCGGCGTCACGTCCGAGGGGATGGTACGCGTTCGCCACCAGGAGTGA
- a CDS encoding MBL fold metallo-hydrolase has protein sequence MERISLSNSAFEGDNNAYCFADGSETVLIDTGDWMATTREQLEAALAEHGLGFADVDRIFLTHWHHDHCGLAGEIQAESGADVHVHAADAALVEGDEDAWAAMHDRQKQYFEQWGMPGDEQTVLLDRMADGETTVETPTVTPFEDGETFSFGDTELEVVHTPGHAAGLSMFETDLDGRRVVFSGDTLLPVYTPNVGGADVRVDRPLEKYLRALEGIVDAEYARAWPGHRDPIDDPADRAQHIIDHHEERSWRVLDALDRHGPCDTWTVSADLFGDLEGIHILHGPGESYAHLEHLERAGTVVSDGTEYRLADGVAAELAASDEERWDVTY, from the coding sequence ATGGAACGCATTTCCTTATCGAATTCGGCGTTCGAAGGCGACAATAATGCCTACTGTTTTGCGGACGGCAGCGAGACGGTGCTGATCGATACCGGTGACTGGATGGCCACGACCCGCGAGCAACTCGAGGCGGCGCTGGCCGAACACGGACTCGGCTTCGCCGACGTCGACCGGATCTTTCTCACTCACTGGCACCACGATCACTGCGGGCTGGCCGGCGAGATTCAGGCCGAAAGTGGGGCCGACGTTCACGTCCACGCGGCGGACGCAGCGCTCGTCGAGGGCGACGAGGACGCCTGGGCCGCAATGCACGATCGACAGAAACAGTACTTCGAGCAGTGGGGGATGCCCGGGGACGAGCAGACGGTGCTTCTCGACCGCATGGCAGACGGCGAAACGACCGTCGAAACGCCGACCGTCACTCCGTTCGAGGACGGCGAGACGTTCTCGTTCGGTGACACCGAACTCGAGGTCGTCCACACACCCGGTCACGCGGCGGGCCTCAGCATGTTCGAGACGGACCTCGATGGCCGGCGAGTGGTTTTCTCCGGCGACACGCTGTTGCCCGTCTACACGCCCAACGTCGGCGGTGCCGACGTGCGCGTCGACCGGCCGCTCGAGAAGTACCTGCGGGCGTTAGAGGGAATCGTCGACGCCGAGTACGCTCGAGCGTGGCCCGGACACCGCGACCCGATCGACGACCCCGCGGATCGCGCTCAGCACATCATCGACCATCACGAAGAGCGGTCCTGGCGTGTTCTCGACGCTCTCGATCGGCACGGCCCCTGCGACACGTGGACCGTCAGCGCCGACCTGTTCGGCGACCTCGAGGGGATCCACATTCTCCACGGCCCCGGCGAGTCGTACGCACACCTCGAACACCTCGAACGAGCGGGTACCGTCGTCAGCGACGGCACGGAGTACCGATTGGCCGACGGGGTCGCGGCGGAACTCGCTGCGTCCGACGAGGAACGATGGGACGTAACGTACTGA
- a CDS encoding TRAM domain-containing protein gives MADCPLADDCPSFSERISGMGCQHYGDRGGKEWCNHYNQPIDDLKTQPVKAGEEVVIDVVDMHESGAGVGRTEDGFIVMVDGVLPDARARVEITRVHSNHARAEELEILPMNPQDESDGDDAPDDAAAESDGQTDDETDDSTRERLGSRENFWGS, from the coding sequence ATGGCGGACTGTCCACTTGCCGACGACTGCCCGAGCTTCTCCGAACGGATCTCGGGAATGGGGTGTCAACACTACGGTGATCGAGGTGGTAAAGAGTGGTGTAACCACTACAACCAACCCATCGATGACCTCAAAACGCAGCCAGTCAAGGCCGGCGAGGAGGTCGTCATCGACGTCGTCGACATGCACGAAAGCGGTGCCGGAGTCGGTCGAACCGAGGACGGCTTCATCGTGATGGTCGACGGCGTCCTCCCCGATGCCCGCGCTCGAGTCGAGATCACACGGGTTCACAGCAACCATGCACGGGCGGAAGAACTCGAGATCCTGCCGATGAATCCCCAGGACGAATCCGACGGCGACGACGCACCGGACGACGCTGCCGCGGAGAGCGACGGCCAGACGGACGACGAAACCGACGACTCGACGCGCGAACGCCTGGGCAGCCGCGAGAACTTCTGGGGCTCGTAA
- a CDS encoding electron transfer flavoprotein subunit beta/FixA family protein, which produces MKILVTVKEVATVEDEFEIDGTEIADQYLGADLNEWDDYAVEEAVQLQEAGIADEVVTVTIGPEDCEQTIRQALAKGADRAVRVWDDSFADVDLLDVNAKTEILSAVVEAEDPDLVLTGVQAGDDSFAATGVSVAENVGFQWGAVVNHLDHDLGDVVSVRRELEGGVEELSEIELPAVLTIQTGINEPRYASLRGIRQAQRKELDVQTLADLGVDESAIESELDLTDMYEPESESDVTVWEGSADDTAAELGELLRDKGVAQ; this is translated from the coding sequence ATGAAAATTCTCGTTACGGTCAAAGAGGTGGCGACCGTCGAAGACGAGTTCGAAATCGATGGCACTGAAATCGCAGATCAGTACCTCGGTGCAGATCTCAACGAGTGGGACGACTACGCGGTCGAAGAGGCCGTTCAACTTCAGGAGGCCGGCATCGCCGACGAGGTCGTGACGGTCACCATCGGTCCGGAAGACTGCGAACAGACCATTCGACAGGCGCTCGCGAAAGGGGCAGATCGAGCCGTCCGCGTCTGGGACGACTCGTTCGCGGACGTCGACCTGCTCGACGTCAACGCGAAGACGGAGATTTTGAGCGCGGTCGTCGAGGCGGAAGATCCCGACCTCGTGCTCACCGGTGTCCAGGCCGGCGACGACAGCTTCGCTGCGACCGGCGTTTCGGTCGCCGAGAACGTCGGTTTCCAGTGGGGTGCCGTCGTCAACCACCTCGACCACGACCTCGGCGACGTCGTCTCCGTCCGACGCGAACTCGAGGGCGGAGTCGAAGAACTGAGCGAGATCGAACTCCCCGCCGTGCTAACGATCCAGACGGGGATCAACGAACCTCGCTACGCGAGCCTTCGGGGGATCCGCCAGGCCCAGCGCAAGGAACTCGACGTTCAAACGCTGGCCGACCTCGGCGTCGACGAGAGCGCCATCGAGTCCGAACTCGATCTGACGGACATGTACGAACCCGAAAGCGAAAGCGACGTCACCGTCTGGGAGGGCAGCGCCGACGACACGGCCGCAGAGTTGGGAGAACTGCTTCGCGATAAGGGGGTGGCACAATGA